The Pseudofrankia inefficax genome window below encodes:
- a CDS encoding intradiol ring-cleavage dioxygenase: MTDEPSDHRERADGRPSFSRPEHEAAGRGLGLDLGTVPSRRRLLTLLGLGVATAGLTACGAGSAASSSGSTGAVASGSATASASASTGSGADEIPEETAGPYPGDGSNGPDVLEQSGIVRGDIRSSFGTATGSAQGVPMTLELAITDLVHNAPLTGVAVYVWHCDREGRYSLYSSGVTDQNYLRGVQVAGTDGVVRFTSIFPACYSGRWPHIHFEVYPDQASITDSTKAIATSQVALPKNICDQVYAQPGYQESVTNLARVSLTSDNVFGDDGGVHELGTVTGSTTSGYTVSLAVGVDTSTSPGGGQLPGAPRGG; this comes from the coding sequence ATGACCGACGAGCCATCGGACCACCGGGAGCGAGCCGACGGAAGACCTTCCTTCTCGCGGCCCGAGCACGAAGCGGCCGGCCGGGGACTGGGCCTCGACCTGGGCACTGTGCCGAGCCGTCGGCGGCTGCTCACGCTGCTCGGGCTGGGGGTTGCCACGGCCGGCCTCACGGCCTGCGGGGCCGGCTCCGCGGCGTCGTCGAGCGGGTCGACCGGCGCGGTCGCGAGCGGGTCCGCGACCGCGAGCGCGTCCGCGTCGACCGGGAGCGGAGCCGACGAGATCCCCGAGGAGACCGCCGGGCCCTACCCCGGCGACGGGTCGAACGGCCCTGACGTGCTGGAGCAGAGCGGGATCGTGCGCGGCGACATCCGTTCCAGTTTCGGAACGGCCACCGGCTCCGCCCAGGGCGTCCCGATGACCCTGGAACTGGCCATCACCGACCTCGTGCACAACGCTCCCCTCACAGGAGTGGCCGTCTACGTGTGGCACTGTGACCGTGAAGGCCGTTATTCGCTTTACTCCAGCGGTGTTACCGACCAGAACTACCTGCGTGGCGTCCAGGTCGCCGGCACGGACGGCGTCGTGCGTTTCACCAGCATCTTTCCGGCCTGCTATTCGGGTCGCTGGCCGCACATCCATTTCGAGGTCTACCCCGACCAGGCCAGCATCACCGACAGCACCAAGGCCATCGCCACGTCCCAGGTCGCGCTCCCCAAGAACATCTGCGACCAGGTCTACGCGCAGCCGGGCTACCAGGAGTCCGTCACGAACCTGGCCCGAGTCAGCCTCACCAGCGACAACGTCTTCGGCGACGACGGCGGCGTCCACGAACTGGGCACCGTGACCGGCAGCACCACCAGCGGCTACACGGTCTCACTGGCCGTCGGCGTCGACACCAGCACGTCTCCCGGCGGCGGCCAGCTTCCTGGCGCGCCACGCGGCGGCTGA
- a CDS encoding DUF4291 domain-containing protein — protein sequence MREVPNHPGTNPDGGRDSVDRRPADGAGMREVLASHTAATLTVYQAYSPAIAGPALRAGTFVEPFRVGRMTWVKPSFLWMMYRCGWATKPDQERVLAVEIGRDDLLWALARACLSSFEPGQHADPRSWRAALAAAPVRVQWDPDRDLYLRPTGRRAIQIGLGPEASRHYVSSWIRSIRDVTPLAREIHARVQADDLDGARALLPEEHPLALPSEIARRLGASPAGTR from the coding sequence ATGAGAGAAGTTCCAAACCACCCGGGGACCAACCCGGACGGCGGGCGTGATTCGGTCGACCGGCGGCCCGCCGATGGCGCCGGGATGCGTGAGGTCCTGGCGAGTCATACCGCAGCGACGCTGACGGTCTATCAGGCCTACTCACCGGCGATCGCCGGGCCCGCGCTGCGGGCGGGGACCTTCGTCGAACCGTTCCGGGTAGGCCGGATGACGTGGGTGAAGCCGTCGTTCCTGTGGATGATGTACCGCTGTGGCTGGGCCACGAAGCCGGATCAGGAGCGCGTCCTGGCGGTGGAGATCGGTCGGGATGACCTGCTGTGGGCCCTGGCCAGGGCGTGCCTGAGCTCGTTCGAGCCCGGCCAGCACGCGGACCCGCGGTCCTGGCGGGCGGCGCTGGCGGCGGCGCCGGTGCGGGTCCAGTGGGACCCCGACCGTGACCTGTATCTGCGCCCCACCGGCCGGCGCGCCATCCAGATCGGTCTTGGCCCGGAGGCCAGCCGGCACTACGTCTCGTCCTGGATCCGCTCGATCCGGGACGTGACACCGCTCGCCCGCGAGATCCACGCCCGGGTCCAGGCTGATGACCTCGACGGTGCTCGGGCCCTGCTGCCCGAGGAACACCCGCTGGCGCTACCGTCGGAGATCGCTCGTCGCCTGGGCGCCAGCCCGGCGGGAACGCGGTAG
- a CDS encoding alpha/beta hydrolase domain-containing protein → MASLRILKERARRRAGPADDRRARIRRLRLVPAVILACLGMLAVASCVPAMPGGGGPVATTPPPGPAADLSQRLTGGNGVYLGTAVSQDLGAVGYTQDEFAAAGTATDYKAAGTLSGDGLWTFQPNTTAAYRTRVLVRRPADASKFSGNVIVEWLNVSGGVDAAPEWDNMSEEITRSGDVWVGVSAQQVGVIGGQVLVQAPGPGSDQAGKGLKTIDPARYGSLTHPGDGYSFDMFTQVARAVRAGAGLGGLTPRHVLAAGESQSAFAMVTYYNGVQPLTDEFDGFFVHSRGAAGLPLVDPGKSADLSSALIGGTTTTFRTDVPAPVMDIQTESDLTSILGSAKARQPDSDKFRLWEVAGTAHADAHLLGATAASIDCGVPINNGPMHVVAKAALHALTTWVNTGQVPVTAPRITTSDGLFPSVSRNSDGIAVGGVRTPPVDVPVEVLSGDPGPNLSAICLLLGSTKPLSAARIAQLYPGGVADYQQRYNASADAAIRAGFVLPADRAALLAYAEPARVTG, encoded by the coding sequence ATGGCAAGCCTGAGAATCCTCAAAGAAAGGGCCCGCCGTCGGGCCGGACCGGCCGACGACCGCCGCGCTCGGATCCGACGACTGCGGTTGGTACCGGCCGTGATCCTCGCCTGTCTGGGCATGCTGGCGGTGGCCTCCTGCGTCCCGGCCATGCCGGGCGGCGGCGGGCCGGTGGCGACCACGCCACCGCCGGGACCGGCAGCGGACCTCTCGCAACGGCTGACCGGCGGGAACGGCGTGTACCTCGGGACGGCCGTCTCACAGGATCTGGGCGCCGTCGGCTACACCCAGGACGAGTTCGCCGCGGCCGGGACCGCGACCGACTACAAGGCCGCCGGAACGCTCAGCGGAGACGGCCTGTGGACGTTCCAGCCCAACACCACGGCCGCCTACCGGACGCGGGTGCTGGTGCGCCGTCCGGCGGACGCCTCGAAGTTCAGCGGCAACGTCATCGTCGAGTGGCTGAACGTCAGCGGCGGCGTCGACGCGGCCCCCGAGTGGGACAACATGTCCGAGGAGATCACCCGTAGCGGCGACGTCTGGGTCGGCGTGTCGGCCCAGCAGGTCGGCGTGATCGGCGGACAGGTGCTCGTCCAGGCCCCCGGACCCGGCTCGGACCAGGCCGGCAAGGGACTGAAGACGATCGACCCGGCCCGATACGGCTCACTGACCCACCCCGGCGACGGCTACTCCTTCGACATGTTCACCCAGGTCGCCCGCGCGGTCCGCGCCGGCGCCGGCCTGGGCGGGCTGACGCCGCGCCACGTCCTCGCCGCGGGCGAGTCCCAGTCGGCCTTCGCGATGGTGACGTACTACAACGGCGTCCAGCCGCTGACGGACGAGTTCGACGGCTTCTTCGTCCACAGCCGGGGTGCGGCGGGCCTCCCGCTGGTCGATCCCGGCAAGAGCGCGGACCTGTCCAGTGCCCTGATCGGGGGCACGACGACGACCTTCCGCACCGATGTGCCCGCGCCGGTCATGGACATCCAGACCGAGTCCGATCTGACCAGCATCCTCGGCTCGGCGAAGGCGCGGCAGCCCGACAGTGACAAGTTTCGGCTGTGGGAGGTCGCCGGCACCGCGCACGCCGACGCCCACCTGCTCGGCGCCACCGCCGCCTCGATCGACTGCGGCGTACCGATCAACAACGGCCCGATGCACGTGGTGGCCAAGGCCGCGCTGCATGCGCTGACGACCTGGGTGAACACGGGCCAGGTCCCCGTCACCGCACCCCGGATCACCACGTCGGACGGTCTGTTCCCCTCGGTCAGCCGGAACTCGGACGGCATCGCCGTCGGCGGGGTCCGCACCCCGCCCGTGGACGTGCCCGTCGAGGTGCTCTCGGGCGACCCGGGCCCGAACCTGTCGGCGATCTGCCTGCTGCTCGGCTCGACCAAGCCCCTGTCGGCCGCGCGCATCGCCCAGCTCTACCCGGGCGGCGTCGCCGACTACCAGCAGCGCTACAACGCGAGCGCGGACGCCGCGATCAGGGCGGGCTTCGTGCTACCCGCCGACCGCGCCGCGCTGCTGGCCTACGCCGAGCCGGCCCGCGTCACCGGCTGA
- a CDS encoding LLM class flavin-dependent oxidoreductase, with translation MYVMRFDMRAPGTGAPARELYAAAADMAQWGESHGCLSVLLCEHHMSEDGYLPSPLILAGVMAARTSTIMINIAALVLPLYDPVRLAEEMAVLDIVSGGRISYVAAIGYRPAEYEMFGVDFHRRGRLADEKLPLLLRAKTGEPFEHDGRSIHVTPAPYTPGGPMIAWGGGSVAAARRAGRHGIGFLAQGSDKALQIAYEEAARAAGHEPGMCLLNSPDEPSTVFVAEDLDRAWDELGPYLMHDARSYASWNEGNTDTASLSFAQTAEELRAEGRSHQILTVDEAVSYVQGGGLLRLHPLVGGLPPEIGWRYLQTVADKVLPRCSGDQPAAG, from the coding sequence ATGTATGTGATGCGGTTTGACATGCGCGCGCCCGGGACGGGTGCGCCCGCGCGAGAGTTGTATGCCGCGGCGGCCGACATGGCGCAGTGGGGTGAGAGCCACGGGTGCCTGAGCGTGCTGCTCTGTGAGCACCACATGTCCGAGGACGGCTATCTTCCGTCCCCGTTGATTCTCGCTGGCGTGATGGCGGCGCGAACCTCGACCATCATGATCAATATCGCCGCGCTCGTTCTGCCGTTATACGACCCGGTCCGCCTCGCCGAGGAGATGGCGGTGCTCGACATCGTCAGCGGCGGGCGGATCTCCTATGTGGCCGCCATCGGCTACCGGCCGGCGGAGTACGAGATGTTCGGCGTCGACTTCCACCGCCGGGGGCGGTTGGCTGACGAAAAGCTCCCGCTCCTGCTACGGGCGAAGACCGGCGAGCCGTTCGAGCACGACGGCAGGAGCATCCACGTCACCCCGGCCCCGTACACGCCCGGCGGACCGATGATCGCCTGGGGCGGCGGAAGCGTCGCCGCCGCCCGCCGCGCCGGCCGGCATGGCATCGGCTTCCTCGCCCAGGGCAGCGACAAGGCTCTGCAGATCGCCTATGAGGAGGCTGCCCGCGCCGCCGGGCACGAACCCGGAATGTGCCTCCTGAACTCGCCGGATGAGCCCTCCACCGTCTTCGTGGCCGAGGACCTCGACCGGGCCTGGGACGAGCTCGGCCCCTATCTGATGCACGACGCGCGCAGCTACGCCTCCTGGAACGAGGGCAACACCGATACCGCGAGCCTGTCGTTCGCGCAGACCGCCGAAGAACTCCGGGCCGAGGGGCGCAGCCATCAGATCCTGACCGTCGACGAGGCAGTGAGCTACGTACAGGGTGGCGGGCTGCTGCGGTTGCACCCGCTGGTCGGCGGCCTGCCGCCGGAGATCGGCTGGCGGTATCTCCAGACCGTGGCGGACAAGGTCCTGCCCAGGTGTTCGGGCGATCAGCCGGCGGCCGGCTGA